One stretch of Bosea vaviloviae DNA includes these proteins:
- a CDS encoding TRAP transporter large permease, translated as MSIEVIVMFAILFSLLACGLWIGLTLALTGTVLLFLFRSMPLDRLLPQYAWNILTTQELLALPLFILMGELLFRTHLSRSLFKGLAPWAGLLPGRLLHVNIFGCTIFAAISGSSAATTQVVGRIALTELLKRGYSKDIAIGSLAGAGTLGFLIPPSNIMIIYGVLGDVSILKLFTAGFIPGFLLAGTFMAWVMIHTTLRGDLVPQAENDLRNLSWRERFSALRDLAPALFLILCVLGSMYGGIATPSEAAAVGVLGAALVTAFQGSLNFEAIKGILIGSVITCSMIALIVLGASILGNAAAFLGIPQAVAAFVKGLNLTPFMLIVALIAFYIVLGCFLDGFSMIVMTLPIVLPIVKQAGFDPIWFGVFMVLVVEMAQITPPVGFNLFVIQGLTGDGLGYIAKVTFPYLVILILFTLLLTIYPEIVLWLPKVLAG; from the coding sequence CCGGAACGGTGCTGCTCTTCCTGTTCCGCTCGATGCCGCTCGACCGGCTCCTGCCGCAATATGCCTGGAACATCCTGACCACGCAGGAATTGCTGGCGCTGCCGCTCTTCATCCTGATGGGCGAATTGCTGTTCCGCACCCATCTGTCGCGCTCGCTGTTCAAGGGGCTGGCGCCCTGGGCCGGCTTGCTGCCCGGGCGCCTGCTGCATGTGAACATTTTCGGCTGCACCATCTTCGCTGCAATCTCGGGCTCCTCGGCTGCGACCACCCAGGTCGTCGGGCGTATCGCGCTCACCGAATTGCTCAAGCGCGGCTACTCGAAGGACATCGCCATCGGCTCGCTGGCGGGAGCCGGCACGCTCGGCTTCCTGATCCCGCCCTCCAACATCATGATCATCTATGGCGTGCTCGGCGACGTTTCGATCCTGAAGCTGTTCACCGCCGGCTTCATCCCGGGCTTCCTGCTCGCCGGCACCTTTATGGCCTGGGTGATGATCCACACCACGCTGCGTGGCGACCTCGTGCCCCAGGCCGAGAACGATCTGCGCAATCTGAGCTGGCGCGAGCGCTTTTCCGCCCTGCGCGATCTGGCCCCGGCGCTGTTCCTGATCCTGTGCGTGCTCGGCTCGATGTATGGCGGCATCGCGACACCGTCCGAGGCCGCCGCCGTCGGTGTGCTCGGTGCGGCGCTCGTCACCGCCTTCCAGGGCTCGCTGAATTTCGAGGCGATCAAGGGCATCCTGATCGGCTCGGTGATCACCTGCTCGATGATCGCGCTGATCGTGCTGGGCGCCTCGATCCTGGGCAATGCCGCCGCCTTCCTCGGCATTCCCCAGGCGGTCGCCGCCTTCGTCAAGGGGCTGAATCTCACGCCCTTCATGCTGATCGTCGCGCTGATCGCCTTCTATATCGTGCTCGGCTGCTTCCTCGACGGCTTCTCGATGATCGTGATGACGCTGCCGATCGTGCTGCCGATCGTGAAGCAGGCGGGGTTCGATCCGATCTGGTTCGGCGTCTTCATGGTGCTGGTGGTGGAGATGGCGCAGATCACGCCGCCGGTCGGGTTCAACCTGTTTGTGATCCAGGGCCTGACCGGGGACGGCCTCGGCTACATCGCCAAGGTAACCTTCCCCTATCTGGTCATCCTGATCCTGTTCACCCTGCTCTTGACGATCTATCCCGAGATCGTGCTGTGGCTGCCGAAAGTTCTGGCCGGGTAA
- the modC gene encoding molybdenum ABC transporter ATP-binding protein has translation MSPLIEIAVEHHLGEFKLDANFTSNGRLTALFGRSGSGKTSLVNVIGGLIRPARGRVLVDGEVLVDTKHGVFVPKHRRRIGYVFQEARLFPHLTVRQNLLFGRWFAPREGRDSIAFATVLDLLGIGHLLERRPAGLSGGEKQRIAIGRALLANPRLLLMDEPLASLDEARKAEILPYIERLRDEIGIPIIYVSHSVAEVARLATTLVVVDQGAVKACGPTAEVMSRLDVAALSGAAEAGSILEAEIVSHDTEYHLTSLRTQAGLLQVSRSALPIGGHVRVRILASDVLISLTPPTGVSALNILPGTIAEIGRRREGAAIELVIDCNGESLLARLTTKSVAALALRQGSQVYAVIKSVSVETG, from the coding sequence ATGAGCCCGCTCATCGAGATCGCGGTCGAGCACCATCTGGGCGAGTTCAAGCTCGACGCCAACTTCACCTCCAACGGGCGCTTGACGGCGCTGTTTGGCCGCTCGGGCTCCGGCAAGACCTCGCTCGTCAACGTCATCGGCGGCCTGATCCGCCCGGCGCGCGGGCGCGTCCTCGTCGATGGCGAGGTGCTGGTCGATACCAAGCACGGCGTTTTCGTGCCCAAGCATCGTCGGCGGATCGGCTATGTCTTCCAGGAGGCACGGCTCTTCCCCCATCTGACGGTGCGCCAGAACCTGCTGTTCGGGCGCTGGTTCGCGCCGCGCGAAGGGCGCGACAGCATCGCCTTTGCGACCGTGCTGGACCTGCTCGGAATCGGCCATCTGCTCGAACGCAGGCCGGCCGGCCTGTCGGGGGGTGAGAAGCAGCGCATCGCGATCGGCCGCGCCTTGCTGGCCAATCCCCGCCTGCTCTTGATGGATGAGCCGCTGGCCTCGCTCGACGAGGCGCGCAAGGCGGAAATCCTGCCCTATATCGAGCGGCTGCGCGACGAGATCGGCATTCCCATCATCTATGTCTCGCATTCGGTCGCGGAAGTGGCGCGGCTGGCGACGACGCTGGTCGTGGTCGATCAGGGCGCCGTCAAGGCCTGCGGCCCGACGGCAGAGGTGATGTCGCGGCTGGACGTCGCCGCCTTGTCGGGTGCGGCCGAGGCCGGCTCCATCCTGGAGGCGGAGATCGTCAGCCACGATACCGAGTACCATCTCACCAGCCTGAGGACCCAGGCCGGCCTGTTGCAGGTTTCGCGCAGCGCCTTGCCGATCGGCGGACATGTCCGGGTTCGCATTCTCGCCAGCGACGTCCTGATCAGCCTGACGCCGCCGACCGGCGTGAGCGCGCTCAACATCCTGCCGGGCACGATCGCCGAGATCGGCCGGAGGCGCGAGGGTGCGGCGATCGAGCTGGTCATCGACTGCAATGGCGAGAGCCTGCTGGCGCGCCTGACCACGAAATCCGTGGCGGCCTTGGCGCTGAGGCAAGGCAGCCAGGTCTATGCGGTGATCAAGAGCGTTTCCGTCGAGACGGGTTGA
- a CDS encoding TOBE domain-containing protein yields the protein MKISARNQLKGTIVEITKGATTAHVRLDVGGTIVTSAITNAAVEELKLAVGQQAYAVVKASDVMIAID from the coding sequence GTGAAGATCAGCGCCCGCAACCAGCTCAAAGGCACCATCGTCGAGATCACCAAGGGCGCGACGACCGCCCATGTCCGGCTCGATGTCGGCGGCACGATCGTGACATCGGCCATCACCAACGCAGCGGTGGAGGAGCTCAAGCTTGCTGTCGGGCAGCAGGCCTATGCCGTGGTCAAGGCGTCCGACGTGATGATCGCGATCGACTGA
- the modA gene encoding molybdate ABC transporter substrate-binding protein gives MTTNRRFVMGVAAALLFGFSANVATAQAQTKELVIFAAASLKNALDEAAAAWVKETGKPAPKISYAASNSLAKQLEQGAPADLFLSADLDWMDYAASKNLITPETRVSLLANRIVLVAPSDSTAQVALTPGVDLSAALGSGRLAMGNVESVPAGKYGKAALEKLGGWDKVKDKIAQADNVRAALLLVSRGEAPLGIVYATDAAAEPKVKVAAVFPEDSHPPIIYPVAVTKDATNPDAQGFLTYLRGAGPKAAFEKQGFTVLNRPANAS, from the coding sequence ATGACGACGAACCGCCGATTTGTGATGGGCGTCGCTGCCGCGCTCCTGTTCGGTTTCTCCGCAAACGTCGCGACCGCGCAGGCCCAGACCAAGGAACTCGTCATCTTCGCGGCGGCGAGCCTGAAGAACGCACTCGACGAGGCCGCCGCCGCCTGGGTGAAGGAAACCGGCAAACCGGCTCCAAAAATTTCCTATGCGGCCAGCAATTCGCTCGCCAAGCAGCTCGAACAGGGCGCCCCGGCCGATCTCTTCCTCTCGGCCGATCTCGACTGGATGGACTATGCCGCGAGCAAGAACCTGATCACGCCGGAGACGCGGGTCAGCCTGCTGGCCAACCGGATCGTGCTGGTCGCGCCCTCGGATTCGACGGCGCAGGTCGCCCTGACACCCGGTGTCGACCTGAGCGCCGCACTCGGCTCCGGCCGCCTCGCCATGGGCAATGTCGAGTCGGTGCCGGCCGGCAAATACGGCAAGGCGGCGCTGGAGAAGCTCGGCGGCTGGGACAAGGTCAAGGACAAGATCGCGCAGGCGGACAATGTCCGCGCCGCCCTGCTCCTGGTGTCGCGGGGCGAGGCGCCGCTCGGCATCGTCTACGCCACCGATGCCGCCGCCGAACCCAAGGTCAAGGTCGCGGCGGTCTTTCCGGAGGATTCGCACCCGCCGATCATCTATCCCGTCGCGGTGACGAAGGACGCGACCAATCCTGACGCGCAGGGCTTTCTGACCTATCTGCGCGGAGCCGGGCCGAAGGCTGCCTTCGAGAAGCAGGGCTTCACCGTGCTGAACAGGCCCGCCAACGCCTCGTGA
- the modB gene encoding molybdate ABC transporter permease subunit, translated as MSDWLSPEEWTAVRLSLTVATTAMLASLPLGLGVAFLLARGRFWGKSLLDAAVHLPLIMPPVVTGYLLLIGFGRRGPIGQFLYDYFGIVLSFRWTGAVLAAAVMGFPLMVRAIRLSIEAVDRKLEDAAGTLGASPIWVFLVVTLPLCLPGIVVGMILCFAKAMGEFGATITFVSNIPGETQTLPSAIYTFTQVPGGEAGATRLTLISIAISVAALVVSEWMARFVGRRIAVE; from the coding sequence GTGAGCGACTGGCTTTCTCCCGAGGAATGGACGGCGGTCCGCCTGAGCCTGACCGTCGCGACGACCGCGATGCTCGCGAGCCTGCCGCTCGGGCTCGGCGTCGCCTTCCTGCTCGCGCGCGGCCGCTTCTGGGGCAAGTCTCTGCTCGATGCGGCCGTCCATCTGCCGTTGATCATGCCACCGGTCGTGACCGGCTATCTCCTGCTGATCGGCTTTGGCCGGCGCGGGCCGATCGGGCAGTTTCTCTATGATTATTTCGGCATCGTGCTCTCCTTCCGCTGGACGGGCGCGGTGCTGGCCGCCGCGGTCATGGGCTTTCCCCTGATGGTGCGCGCCATCCGCCTCTCGATCGAGGCGGTCGACCGCAAGCTGGAGGACGCAGCCGGCACGCTCGGCGCCAGCCCCATCTGGGTCTTCCTCGTCGTCACGCTGCCGCTTTGCCTGCCCGGCATCGTCGTCGGCATGATCTTGTGCTTCGCCAAGGCGATGGGCGAATTCGGCGCGACCATCACCTTCGTCTCCAACATCCCCGGCGAGACGCAGACCTTGCCCTCGGCGATCTACACCTTCACCCAGGTACCCGGCGGCGAGGCCGGTGCGACGCGCCTGACGCTGATCTCGATCGCGATCTCGGTCGCGGCGCTGGTCGTCTCGGAATGGATGGCGCGCTTCGTCGGGCGCAGGATCGCGGTCGAATGA